Proteins encoded in a region of the Streptomyces akebiae genome:
- a CDS encoding response regulator transcription factor: MRVVIAEDNALLREGLVLLLTSAGHEVVAVAGSGPEVLPALLEHRPDVAVLDVRMPPGFRDEGLRAALEARRRLPGLPVLVLSQYVEESYAAELLGGGAGGVGYLLKDRVGRVDEFLDALDRVAAGGTALDPEVVTELLTRRKDSPLDSLTPREREVLALMAEGHDNAGIARTLVVTERAVSKHIGNVFLKLGLPTGDSGHRRVLAVLAYLHNT, encoded by the coding sequence GTGCGTGTGGTGATCGCCGAGGACAACGCTCTGCTCAGAGAGGGTCTCGTCCTGCTGCTGACGTCGGCCGGACACGAGGTCGTCGCGGTCGCGGGCAGTGGTCCCGAGGTCCTCCCCGCCCTGCTGGAACACCGCCCGGACGTCGCCGTCCTGGACGTCCGGATGCCGCCCGGGTTCCGTGACGAGGGCCTGCGCGCGGCGCTGGAGGCCCGTCGGCGACTCCCCGGCCTGCCGGTGCTGGTCCTCTCGCAGTACGTGGAGGAGTCGTACGCCGCCGAACTGCTGGGCGGGGGAGCGGGCGGGGTCGGCTATCTGCTCAAGGACCGGGTCGGCCGGGTGGACGAGTTCCTGGACGCCCTCGACCGGGTCGCGGCCGGTGGTACCGCGCTCGACCCGGAGGTGGTGACCGAACTGCTCACCCGCCGCAAGGACTCACCGCTCGACTCGCTCACCCCGCGCGAACGCGAGGTGCTGGCGCTGATGGCCGAGGGCCACGACAACGCCGGCATCGCCCGGACCCTGGTCGTCACCGAACGAGCCGTCAGCAAGCACATCGGCAACGTCTTCCTGAAACTCGGCCTGCCGACCGGCGACAGCGGACACCGCAGGGTGCTGGCCGTGCTGGCGTATCTGCACAACACGTAG
- a CDS encoding zinc-binding dehydrogenase, with amino-acid sequence MVNPQDAPTGIIGCGGAYGGMSEYLLIENAEVGKGVAVFPDSVPFDVASLNEPMAVARHCVNRSEAGPDDRVVVFGAGPIGLGTAIWLKLRGVKHVVVADVIPSRLEKALAVGADAVVDSAREDVAARLTELHGQAANALGQPRPGTDIYIDAARAPAVFNTVVGSAK; translated from the coding sequence GTGGTCAACCCGCAGGACGCCCCCACCGGCATCATCGGCTGCGGTGGTGCGTACGGCGGGATGAGCGAGTACCTGCTGATCGAGAACGCCGAGGTCGGCAAGGGTGTGGCGGTGTTCCCGGACTCCGTGCCCTTCGACGTGGCCTCCCTCAACGAGCCCATGGCGGTGGCCCGGCACTGCGTCAACCGCTCGGAGGCCGGACCCGACGACAGGGTCGTGGTCTTCGGTGCCGGGCCCATCGGCCTCGGCACGGCGATCTGGCTGAAACTGCGCGGGGTGAAGCACGTGGTCGTGGCCGACGTCATCCCTTCCCGGCTGGAGAAGGCACTGGCCGTGGGCGCGGACGCCGTCGTCGACTCGGCGCGGGAGGATGTCGCCGCGCGGCTGACCGAGTTGCACGGGCAGGCCGCCAACGCGCTCGGGCAGCCCCGGCCCGGCACCGACATCTACATCGACGCGGCGAGGGCGCCGGCCGTGTTCAACACCGTGGTGGGCTCCGCCAAGTAG
- a CDS encoding DUF1996 domain-containing protein: MRRNTRKRSNTARRAVGAAAAVAIGAGGLVAVNIYASAGESGSKGSAQNQVLAAGTSTIDCPDVGQKLTSVPAQAKAQVDRELALLDKQISEAYQRLSTSQRAIQQDPGFAQNAIVGPLKDKRKATIDRIAIAIGRVAAKPQGLDALAACTLRPTGNQPAPAQNAGNNQGGNNTNAGVAGNGPVAADFVDITKVQPNVRTPARSANASKGVFVTQCGVNANKLYNSDNVIVAPGVTNGAHHMHDYVGNQDNDAFSSDQDFAKAGTSCRNKGDKSSYYWPVLRLQDGTKEFDATQQGGGAEGNTGRILTAKKATLNFVGSPRGKVVAMPKFLRIITGDAKAFVNGTANANASWSCTGFENKVQLKDKYPLCPSGSDVVRTFKFQSCWDGKNIDSANHRTHVAFADASGNCAAGFKAIPQLVQRLVYDVDAPSVKDNGKTRPFYSLDSFPEQQHKPVTDHGDFINVFDQKLMNKAVQCINTGRKCS; encoded by the coding sequence ATGAGACGCAACACGCGAAAGAGATCGAACACCGCCCGCCGAGCGGTGGGCGCGGCAGCCGCAGTGGCCATCGGCGCCGGCGGACTGGTGGCGGTCAACATCTACGCCTCGGCCGGCGAGAGCGGCTCGAAGGGCTCAGCCCAGAACCAGGTGCTCGCGGCCGGAACGTCCACCATCGACTGCCCCGACGTGGGCCAGAAGCTGACGTCGGTACCGGCCCAGGCCAAGGCTCAGGTCGACAGGGAGCTGGCCCTGCTCGACAAGCAGATCTCCGAGGCGTACCAGCGCCTCTCCACCTCGCAGCGGGCGATCCAGCAGGACCCGGGCTTCGCGCAGAACGCGATCGTGGGTCCGCTGAAGGACAAGCGGAAGGCGACGATCGACCGGATCGCCATCGCCATCGGCCGGGTGGCGGCCAAGCCGCAGGGTCTCGACGCGCTCGCGGCCTGCACACTGCGCCCGACCGGCAACCAGCCCGCCCCCGCTCAGAACGCCGGCAACAACCAGGGCGGCAACAACACCAATGCCGGAGTGGCCGGCAACGGTCCCGTCGCCGCCGACTTCGTGGACATCACCAAGGTGCAGCCCAACGTGCGCACACCGGCCAGGTCGGCGAACGCCTCGAAGGGCGTCTTCGTCACCCAGTGCGGCGTGAACGCCAACAAGCTGTACAACAGCGACAACGTCATCGTCGCACCCGGTGTCACCAACGGCGCGCACCACATGCACGACTACGTCGGCAACCAGGACAACGACGCCTTCTCCAGCGACCAGGACTTCGCCAAGGCGGGGACCAGCTGCCGGAACAAGGGCGACAAGTCGTCGTACTACTGGCCGGTGCTGCGGCTCCAGGACGGCACCAAGGAGTTCGACGCCACCCAGCAGGGCGGCGGGGCCGAGGGCAACACGGGCCGGATCCTGACGGCCAAGAAGGCCACCTTGAACTTCGTGGGCAGCCCCCGCGGCAAGGTGGTGGCGATGCCCAAGTTCCTGCGCATCATCACGGGTGACGCCAAGGCGTTCGTCAACGGCACCGCCAACGCCAACGCCTCCTGGAGCTGCACCGGTTTCGAGAACAAGGTGCAGTTGAAGGACAAGTACCCGCTCTGCCCCTCGGGCAGCGACGTGGTGCGCACCTTCAAGTTCCAGAGCTGCTGGGACGGCAAGAACATCGACAGCGCGAACCACCGCACGCACGTGGCCTTCGCCGACGCGAGCGGCAACTGCGCTGCCGGCTTCAAGGCCATCCCGCAGCTGGTGCAGCGTCTGGTCTACGACGTGGACGCGCCCAGCGTGAAGGACAACGGCAAGACCCGTCCGTTCTACTCGCTGGACAGCTTCCCCGAGCAGCAGCACAAGCCGGTCACCGACCACGGCGACTTCATCAACGTCTTCGACCAGAAGCTGATGAACAAGGCGGTGCAGTGCATCAACACCGGGCGTAAGTGCAGCTGA
- a CDS encoding alcohol dehydrogenase catalytic domain-containing protein, with protein sequence MATMKSVRTAGVGKVEVVDVERPAPGPADVLVRVRACGICGTDVTFLHMGGVPSRAHLGGELIPVALGHEPAGEIVEVGAEVSGLAVGTGSWSTRRTPPPASSAAVVRTAG encoded by the coding sequence ATGGCGACGATGAAGTCCGTACGGACCGCCGGTGTCGGCAAGGTCGAGGTCGTCGACGTCGAGCGCCCCGCACCCGGCCCCGCGGACGTACTCGTCCGCGTCCGTGCCTGCGGCATCTGCGGCACCGACGTCACCTTCCTCCACATGGGAGGCGTGCCGTCCCGCGCCCACCTGGGCGGCGAGTTGATCCCGGTGGCGCTCGGCCACGAACCGGCCGGTGAGATCGTCGAGGTCGGCGCCGAGGTCTCCGGCCTCGCGGTCGGGACCGGGTCGTGGTCAACCCGCAGGACGCCCCCACCGGCATCATCGGCTGCGGTGGTGCGTACGGCGGGATGA
- a CDS encoding ferredoxin reductase family protein: MTTVQQPPAAVRRSGARPKVVARTGLYAVLAANVAVVTFFFVQAGFASNALIVLGRLTGLYGALLMAFQLVLVARLPWFDRRIGMDRLTSWHRWTGFSVLWLLVAHGVFITFGYAQFSDLDPLSQLVDLAETVEGVLRAIVALGIIVVIGVVSARFARRRLAYETWHFIHLYTYVAVVLAFTHQVAAGTSFASSETATAYWYALWGVALASVFLGRLVLPLWRNWRHQLRVTAVVPEADNVVSIYMSGRDLDRMPARAGQFFLWRFLTRDRWWQANPFSLSAAPDGSQLRLTAKAAGAGSAALRHVKVGTRVFAEGPYGAFTAMHRTRPESVLIAGGVGVTPIRALLEEIEGHAVVIYRVATKQDAVLYDELRQLAFDKGAELHLVSGPVSPDLLAPRELRRMVPDITDRDVFLCGPPPMMNAVLRSLRELDVPKPQIHFERFSLAG; this comes from the coding sequence GTGACCACCGTCCAACAACCCCCCGCGGCGGTCCGCCGCTCGGGAGCGCGTCCCAAAGTGGTCGCCCGCACCGGTCTGTACGCGGTGCTGGCGGCGAACGTCGCCGTGGTGACCTTCTTCTTCGTGCAGGCGGGCTTCGCCTCGAACGCCCTGATCGTGCTGGGCCGCCTGACCGGTCTTTACGGCGCGCTGCTGATGGCGTTCCAGCTGGTGCTGGTGGCCCGGCTGCCGTGGTTCGACCGGCGCATCGGCATGGACCGGCTGACCTCGTGGCACCGCTGGACCGGTTTCTCGGTGCTGTGGCTGCTGGTCGCGCACGGGGTGTTCATCACCTTCGGCTATGCCCAGTTTTCGGACCTGGACCCGCTCAGTCAGCTGGTGGACCTCGCCGAGACCGTCGAGGGTGTGCTGCGCGCGATCGTCGCGCTCGGCATCATCGTCGTGATCGGTGTGGTCTCGGCCCGCTTCGCCCGCCGCAGGCTGGCCTACGAGACCTGGCACTTCATCCACCTGTACACCTACGTCGCGGTGGTGCTGGCGTTCACGCACCAGGTCGCGGCGGGGACGTCGTTCGCCTCGTCGGAGACCGCGACGGCGTACTGGTACGCGCTGTGGGGCGTGGCCCTGGCCTCCGTGTTCCTGGGCCGTCTGGTGCTCCCGCTGTGGCGCAACTGGCGCCACCAGCTGCGCGTCACCGCGGTCGTCCCCGAGGCCGACAACGTCGTCTCGATCTACATGAGCGGCCGTGACCTGGACCGGATGCCCGCGCGGGCCGGCCAGTTCTTCCTGTGGCGGTTCCTGACCCGGGACCGCTGGTGGCAGGCCAACCCGTTCTCGCTGTCGGCCGCGCCCGACGGCAGCCAGCTGCGGCTGACCGCGAAGGCGGCCGGCGCGGGTTCCGCCGCCCTGCGCCACGTCAAGGTCGGTACCCGGGTGTTCGCCGAGGGCCCGTACGGCGCCTTCACCGCGATGCACCGCACCCGGCCCGAGTCCGTGCTCATCGCCGGTGGCGTCGGTGTCACCCCGATCCGGGCCCTGCTGGAGGAGATCGAGGGGCACGCGGTGGTCATCTACCGGGTCGCCACGAAGCAGGACGCGGTCCTCTACGACGAGCTGCGGCAGCTCGCCTTCGACAAGGGCGCCGAGCTGCACCTGGTCTCCGGCCCCGTCAGCCCAGACCTGCTGGCGCCGCGCGAACTGCGGCGCATGGTGCCGGACATCACCGACCGGGACGTGTTCCTGTGCGGGCCGCCGCCGATGATGAACGCGGTCCTGCGCAGCCTGCGTGAGCTGGACGTGCCCAAGCCGCAGATCCACTTCGAACGCTTCAGCCTGGCCGGATGA
- a CDS encoding sensor histidine kinase gives MSATVRQAWRATLQLVVAAATAFGVYLFITVLLITAVATLAVVGAWMLPETVTLIRRIAGAKRHQVAAWTGRAVPEAYQPIEGTLRERLRIAVRDPGTRTDARWMLAYYVYGALFFLAVPLWPLGLVVDGTRCGLLRREALVLPLISRLADLDAHWSEALLEPSPGARLAERVEELTVTRADAIAAHGAELRRIERDLHDGAQARLVSLSLRIGLARRAYDSDPEAARGLLLDAQEQAEAALTELRHVVRGIHPPILTDRGLAGAVRALSAAGGIEVAVYVRGLEDSDGPRPPAAVEAAAYFVVAEALTNAARHSGCDHAEVHLTRTARGVAVRVRDDGRGGAEASGPAATPSTTGGSGLLGMRRRVAALDGRMTVTSPVGGPTVIEVELPCVW, from the coding sequence ATGAGTGCAACGGTGCGGCAGGCCTGGCGGGCCACGCTCCAGTTGGTCGTCGCCGCCGCGACGGCGTTCGGCGTGTACCTCTTCATCACGGTGCTGCTGATCACCGCCGTCGCCACCCTCGCCGTGGTGGGCGCCTGGATGCTGCCCGAGACCGTGACCCTGATCCGCCGCATCGCCGGCGCGAAACGCCACCAGGTGGCCGCCTGGACCGGCCGGGCAGTCCCCGAGGCCTACCAGCCCATCGAGGGCACCCTGCGCGAACGCCTGCGGATCGCCGTCCGCGACCCCGGCACCCGCACCGACGCCCGCTGGATGCTCGCGTACTACGTCTACGGCGCCCTCTTCTTCCTCGCGGTGCCGCTGTGGCCACTGGGCCTGGTCGTCGACGGAACGCGGTGCGGACTGCTGCGCCGCGAAGCCCTCGTCCTGCCGCTGATCAGCCGTCTCGCCGACCTCGACGCCCACTGGTCCGAAGCCCTCCTCGAACCGTCCCCCGGGGCCCGGCTCGCCGAACGGGTGGAGGAACTGACGGTGACCCGCGCCGACGCGATCGCCGCCCACGGTGCCGAACTGCGCCGTATCGAACGCGACCTGCACGACGGCGCCCAGGCCCGCCTCGTCTCGCTCTCCCTGCGGATCGGGCTCGCCCGGCGCGCGTACGACAGCGACCCGGAGGCCGCACGCGGGCTGCTGCTCGACGCCCAGGAGCAGGCCGAGGCCGCGCTGACCGAACTCCGCCACGTCGTCCGCGGCATCCACCCACCGATCCTCACCGACCGGGGCCTGGCCGGCGCCGTACGGGCCCTGTCCGCCGCCGGCGGCATCGAAGTGGCCGTCTACGTGCGCGGGTTGGAGGACAGCGACGGTCCGCGCCCGCCCGCCGCGGTGGAGGCCGCCGCGTACTTCGTCGTCGCCGAAGCCCTCACCAACGCCGCCAGGCACAGCGGCTGCGACCACGCCGAGGTCCACCTCACCCGCACGGCCCGGGGCGTGGCCGTCCGGGTGCGGGACGACGGCCGGGGCGGCGCGGAGGCGTCCGGCCCGGCCGCCACGCCGTCCACGACCGGCGGATCCGGGCTCCTCGGGATGCGGCGACGGGTCGCCGCGCTCGACGGGCGCATGACCGTGACCAGCCCGGTCGGCGGGCCCACCGTGATCGAGGTGGAGCTGCCCTGCGTATGGTGA
- a CDS encoding response regulator transcription factor, whose amino-acid sequence MEKVRLLVVDDDPPIADLVATVARYEGWDAVTAHSGEEALRQAAEFRPDIVVLDLMLPGVDGFGVLDQLRRSGTMVPVVFLTARDGVADRVAGLTRGGDDYLVKPFAVEELMARLRTVLRRSAGPAFQRSVLQVADLSMDEDTREVRRGDKLLTLTPTEYEVLRYLMRKSPTVLTKAQILDHVWEYGFGGRSNVVELVVSRLRRKLDDTGEPLIHTVRGFGYVLRQATE is encoded by the coding sequence GTGGAAAAAGTGCGACTGCTCGTGGTGGACGACGATCCGCCGATCGCGGACCTGGTGGCGACCGTCGCCCGCTATGAGGGCTGGGACGCCGTCACGGCCCACTCCGGTGAGGAGGCGCTGCGGCAGGCGGCCGAGTTCCGCCCCGACATCGTGGTCCTGGACCTGATGCTGCCCGGCGTGGACGGCTTCGGCGTGCTCGACCAGCTCCGGCGGTCCGGCACGATGGTGCCCGTGGTGTTCCTGACCGCCCGCGACGGCGTCGCCGACCGGGTCGCCGGCCTCACCCGGGGCGGCGACGACTACCTGGTCAAACCGTTCGCCGTGGAGGAGCTGATGGCCCGCCTGCGCACCGTGCTGCGCCGCAGCGCCGGGCCGGCCTTCCAGCGGTCCGTGCTCCAGGTCGCCGACCTGTCGATGGACGAGGACACCCGCGAGGTCCGCCGCGGCGACAAGCTGCTCACCCTCACGCCCACCGAGTACGAGGTCCTGCGCTACCTCATGCGCAAGTCCCCGACCGTCCTCACCAAGGCGCAGATCCTCGACCACGTCTGGGAGTACGGCTTCGGTGGCCGCTCCAACGTCGTCGAGCTGGTCGTCAGCCGGCTGCGCCGCAAGCTCGACGACACCGGCGAACCGCTCATCCACACCGTCCGCGGCTTCGGCTATGTGCTGCGGCAGGCCACCGAGTGA
- a CDS encoding sensor histidine kinase, whose amino-acid sequence MIARLKQGYRGMRLGTRLALGLGAVALVVFAVVGSALTMYMRDYLSAQLNEQLKIAQIAQSKSIADYGTLQGKKYYRWYYAVYDTSGGTPVLRKPEDPGDLPKDIDDFTLVAKALTVEGTEVTRTEHLQGQGQYRLRACEVEPGVVLVSAAPMDDIEDTVGRLITVQVFTFVLALMALVVFGRAMLRRGLKPLSDMAHTARGITSHDLTDSARLPVRHDNRDGGPEVEELRTAFNTMLEHIDDAFAVRTEAEQRLRRFVADASHELRTPLMSVRGYADLFQYAAAHSPEERDKHLARLRAEAARMGVLLDDLLMLARLDAADVETPLRLEETDLVELARQATDGFRAGHPDRPLTVVTGSAPVRLHLDPLRLRQVLDNLLTNAAVHTPPGTKVSLEVVEESGAAEVRITDSGPGIPADDQERVFDRFYRVDKARSRDRGGSGLGLAVAHSLVRAHGGTITLTSRPGTTTFTVRLPLSGAAS is encoded by the coding sequence GTGATCGCCCGCCTCAAGCAGGGCTATCGCGGCATGCGCCTCGGCACCAGGCTGGCCCTCGGCCTCGGGGCCGTGGCGCTCGTCGTGTTCGCCGTCGTCGGCAGCGCGCTGACCATGTACATGCGCGACTATCTGTCCGCGCAGCTCAACGAACAGCTCAAGATCGCCCAGATCGCCCAGTCCAAGAGCATCGCGGACTACGGCACCCTCCAGGGGAAGAAGTACTACCGCTGGTACTACGCCGTGTACGACACCTCGGGCGGCACACCGGTGCTCCGCAAGCCCGAGGACCCCGGCGATCTGCCCAAGGACATCGACGACTTCACCCTCGTGGCCAAGGCGCTGACCGTCGAAGGCACGGAGGTCACCCGCACCGAGCACCTCCAGGGCCAGGGCCAGTACCGGCTGCGGGCCTGCGAGGTCGAGCCCGGCGTGGTCCTGGTCAGTGCCGCGCCCATGGACGACATCGAGGACACCGTGGGCCGGCTGATCACCGTGCAGGTCTTCACCTTCGTCCTCGCCCTGATGGCGCTCGTCGTCTTCGGCCGGGCCATGCTGCGGCGCGGCCTGAAACCGCTGAGCGACATGGCGCACACCGCCCGCGGCATCACCTCGCACGACCTGACGGACTCGGCACGGCTGCCGGTGCGCCACGACAACCGCGACGGCGGCCCCGAGGTCGAGGAACTGCGCACCGCCTTCAACACCATGCTGGAGCACATCGACGACGCGTTCGCCGTCCGCACCGAGGCGGAGCAGCGGCTGCGGCGCTTCGTCGCCGACGCCTCCCACGAACTGCGCACCCCGCTGATGTCGGTACGCGGCTACGCCGACCTCTTCCAGTACGCCGCCGCCCACAGCCCCGAGGAACGCGACAAGCACCTGGCCCGGCTGCGCGCCGAGGCGGCCCGGATGGGCGTCCTCCTGGACGACCTGCTGATGCTGGCCCGCCTCGACGCCGCCGACGTGGAGACACCGCTGCGGCTGGAGGAGACCGACCTGGTGGAGCTGGCGCGACAGGCGACGGACGGCTTCCGGGCCGGCCACCCCGACCGTCCGCTGACCGTGGTGACCGGCTCCGCCCCGGTCCGGCTGCACCTCGACCCCCTCCGCCTCCGCCAGGTCCTCGACAACCTCCTCACCAACGCCGCCGTGCACACCCCGCCCGGTACGAAGGTCTCCCTGGAGGTCGTCGAAGAGTCCGGCGCGGCCGAGGTACGGATCACCGACTCGGGGCCCGGGATCCCGGCAGACGATCAGGAGCGCGTCTTCGACCGCTTCTACCGGGTCGACAAGGCCCGCAGCCGCGACCGGGGCGGCAGCGGCCTGGGCCTCGCCGTGGCCCACTCCCTGGTCCGCGCCCACGGCGGCACCATCACCCTGACCAGCCGGCCGGGCACGACGACCTTCACGGTCCGGCTGCCGCTGTCCGGGGCCGCGTCCTAG